The following are encoded in a window of Primulina eburnea isolate SZY01 chromosome 4, ASM2296580v1, whole genome shotgun sequence genomic DNA:
- the LOC140830125 gene encoding uncharacterized protein, which yields MQAHLVAQDDAMWFVITDGPLKILKPNTTIDVTEGALQMVEKHRSEWTSEDKKKSNLDNVAKDILYKRLDKNTFSKIQMCCTGKKISEKLIHICEGNEQTKENKFSVAMQKFENLKMKTGETLSEFYEHFSSLVNELAALGKNMATEK from the coding sequence atgcaagctcatcttgtaGCACAAGACGATGCCATGTGgtttgtcatcacagatggtcccttgaaaattttaaagccaAATACAACTATTGATGTTACTGAGGGGGCACTACAAATGGTTGAGAAACACAGAAGTGAATGGACTAGCGAGGACAAAAAGAAATCCAATCTAGACAATGTTGCAAAGGACATACTCTACAAAAGACTTGATAAGAACACCTTCAGCAAGATTCAGATGTGTTGTACTGGAAAAAAGATTTCTGAAAAACTCATCCATAtctgtgaaggaaatgaacagACAAAGGAGAATAAGTtttctgtagcaatgcagaaatttgaaaatctcaaaatgaaaacTGGAGAAACTCTTAGCGAGTTTTATGAACATTTCAGCAGCTTGGTAAATGAGTTAGCAGCTTTGGGAAAGAATATGGCAACAGAGAAATAA